From the genome of Alcanivorax sp.:
CACGGCAAAGTCGGCCCGGTAGTCAGACAGCGCATCAATGAAGAATTCCACCTGATTGAGCAGATCTTGCACATCCCGCGCTTCCCTCATGCGACGCTGCACCACCCCGACCCGGACAACGGTACGGCGGGGCCATTCCGCTTCTTCGTCTTCCGGTTCATAGAGGATGTTGTCCCACTCCAGCAAGGTGGCGTAGCCGTGGGAATCTTCGTCTTCCGGCAGATAGGCCTTCATCAGACGTTTGACATCAAAACCGTTGGACAACTGGAACGACAGGATCGGATCGTAGATGGCGCGAGCTTCCACCTGTTCGATGTACTCGGTGACCTGCATCTGATCCGCGTAATTGGTGTAGCCCGGCAATCGGCCGCCAGCAAGGATGGCGCGCAGGTTTTCTTCCCGGCACAGTTCCTTGCGGGCCTCATAAAGCCGACGCCCCAGCCGGTAGCCGCGATATTCCTTGTCCACGAACACATCCAGCCCGTAGAGCGCATCCCCCTTCTTGTCGTGGGAGCGGACCTTGTCATCGGTGATCAGGTCTTCATAGCGGTGCGGGTTGGAGAAACGGTCGTACTTCACCTTGATGGTGAGCGCGGTGGCCACCAGCTCGCCATTATCTTCGATCACCAACTGCCCTTCCGGGAAAATCCGGATCAGGGTACGGATGGTGTCTTCCGGCCAGGCGCCACCAATATCGTGATATACCTGATCCATGAGTTTGGCCAGTGCGGGGTAATCGTCCTCAGTGAGGGTACGAAGACGAAGGCGAGTGGTTTCTTCGGCCATAAAAAACTCCGTTTTACGCTGCACGCATCACGTGACAGGCAAATAAAAATTTTTGTCGGAAGTCTGAGGTCGGACGTCAGACGCTAAATCCGCAACACCTTTACTAACTGCTCAAGGGGGGAAACGGGATCAACCAGCTCATGTCCCGATTCTGTAGTGCATCCGGGCCGGTGGGATAGAGGGCAATGCCATCGGGGCGGATAAACAGCACCCCGCCTGCGTTCAACCCCACGTATCCGGACTGGTGCTCTCGGACATAGCCACACTCACTCCCCCATTGCGGCTGCAGGGAGGGTGGAATGGTTTCGTAGCCAATGACACCATTAGCCAGGGGGTCGTCAATGGCGATGCGATCACGGTAGAGCCCCACCGCATCCTCCCCTACCAGCAACACCATGCCCTGATGAAAATGCAGCAGGGTGACAGTGCCACGGCCGTTGAGTGTCAGATTTTCCTGGCGATCAATAATGGTATCCATGAAGACGGACTCGAGAACAAGTAAATGGCTGAAAACATTGTAATACTTACCGGCGCGGGAATCTCGGCGGAATCCGGGATCAAGACCTTCAGAGCAGCCGACGGGCTGTGGGAAAACCACCGCGTGGAGGATGTGGCCACGCCGGAGGCCTTCCTCCGCAACCCCCTGCGGGTACAAAACTTTTACAACCAGCGGCGCGCCCAGCTGCTGACGCCGGCCATCAAGCCCAACGCGGCTCATCGGGCGCTGGCAAAACTGGAGGCGGCCTACCCCCGTGGGCATGTGCTGGTGGTCACACAGAATATCGACAATCTGCACGAACGAGCCGGCAGCAGCAACCTGATTCATATGCATGGCGAGCTCCTCAAAGGCCGCTGCCAGACCAGTGGCGGTCTGGTGGACATCGACCACGACCTGACCCCGGCACTGCCCTGCCCCCTGTGCGGCAAGCAAGGCTGCCTGCGGCCCCATGTGGTGTGGTTTGGCGAGATGCCCCTGCAGATGGAAACCCTCTACCGGGCGCTGGCCCAGTGCGACCGCTTCATCAGCATCGGCACCAGCGGCAACGTCTACCCGGCAGCGGGCTTCGTGGAAGAAGCCAATCGCCACGGCGCCCACACCATCGAGCTCAATCTGGAGCCCTCCCAGCGCCTCACCGCCTTCGCCGAACACCGCCATGGTCTGGCCACGGAGCTGGTACCCGGGTATGTGGAGGAGTTGATCGGGCTTTTGTAGCGGCAAGCTGCAAGCCTCAAGCTACAACGCGAGGCCGGGCTTGGGATTAACCGGATAGCAAGCAGTTCCGCGTTGAAAAATCAGGAAAAAAGGAGCGTTACGGCAGCTACCCACGCCTGAGCGCGGGCACGACGCTCGAAACACTTACCGAGCACCCCGCGCCTTGTAGCTTGTAGCTTGAGGCTTGAAGCTGGCAACTTGCTCCTCATAACCCCTACCTATCCTATCAACAGCCCCGCCCGTATTTCTCTGGCGGCCCGTTTCCGCTAGACTCCTGAACCTCTATATATAAGGAGTGCCCGCTATTGCAGCCCGTCACAGAGCGGGCCGGGGGCTCCGGCAACGACAGCTAGTCAGGAACAACATGACCGATAAACAGGTAGACGATCTCAATATCGCCTCGCAGGAACTGCTGATCACTCCCAACGCGCTGAAGGAAGAGCTGCCGCTTTCCCAGAATGCGCGCCAGACCGTGATCGAAGGGCGCGAGACCATCCGCAACATCCTCGACCGCAAGGACCACCGTCTGTTCGTGGTGATTGGCCCCTGCTCTATCCATGACACCAAAGCTGCCATGGAATACGCCCAGAAGCTGAAAGCCCTGGCCGAGGAAGTGAAGGACACCATCTACCTGGTGCTGCGTGTCTATTTCGAGAAGCCGCGTACCACCACCGGTTGGAAGGGGCTGATCAACGACCCCTACATGAACGATTCCTTCAAAGTACAGGACGGCCTGCACATTGCCCGCAAACTGCTGCTGGACGTGGCTGAACTGGGGCTGCCCGCTGCCACCGAGGCACTGGATCCCACCACCCCTCAGTACGTGCAGGACCTGATTGCCTGGAACGCCATTGGCGCCCGTACCACCGAAAGCCAGACTCACCGGGAAATGTCTTCCGGTCTGTCCAGCCCGGTGGGCTTCAAGAACGGCACCGACGGCAGCCTGGATGTGGCTGTTAACGCCATGCTCAGCGTGAAGTCCCCGCACCGCTTCCTGGGTATCGACCCGGAAGGCCGGGTGGCTCTGACCACCACCAAGGGCAACCAGTATGGCCACGTGGTACTGCGTGGCGGCGGTGGCAAACCGAACTACGATTCCGTTTCCGTGGCCCTTGCCGAAAAGGCCCTGGAGAAAGCCGGTGTGTCCACCAACATCATGGTGGATTGTTCCCACGCCAACTCCAACAAGGACCCGGGCCTGCAGCCCCTGGTGATGGAAAACATTGCCAACCAGATTCTGGAAGGCAACCAGTCCATTGTCGGTCTGATGGTGGAATCCCACCTCAAGTTCGGTAACCAGAAGATCCCGGCCAACCTGGACGATCTGGAATACGGTGTGTCCATCACCGATGGCTGTATTGCCTGGGACACCACCGAGAACGCCATCCGCGACATGGCCGACAAGCTGCGCGACGTGCTGCCCAAGCGTAACGGTTGAACCGCAGCACACCCTTCAAAAGCCCGGTCTGTTACCGGGCTTTTTTGTGGGGTTCATCGCGGAATTTCGGGAAAGGGGGCTGGCCAGGGTTGGCTGAAGCCGATTTCGATCTTGATGTGGGAACGTAGCGTAGCGAAGTAACGCACGGAGTGCGGCCCGAAGGGTGAGCGAAGCGAATAACTTGCTTGCAAGCGAAGCTTTTCCCGCAATCGACCTAAACCCCTTCGCTTGCAAGCAAGCTCCCACAGTGACAGTCGGGCAGCGCTTGCGGATACGGGGGCTCAACGGGCTTCCCCGCTAACCCGCTATAAGCCAAAAAGGTTCATCACGGATCATCGGGAAGTTGCGATTACCAAGGCCTTCCCGTAGGAGCGTCGCTGGCGGCGCGATTCAAGACCAGGATCAAAAGCGTTTTCACCACAGAGAGCACAGAACGCCTCACTGTGGTAAGCATGCCTTTAGAGACATAGATTATCGCGCCGCCAGCGACGTTCCTACGGGACAGGCTTTGTGTATAGCAGTCCCGCAATTCCGCGATGAAACCCAAAAAGCCCGGCACTTGGCCGGGCTTTTTAGGGTTGGTTTATCCTGAGGTGCTTACATGAAGGCACCAAACAGGGAGTCAAACAAATCAGTCAACGGGTTGTCTTCCAGTGACGGCGCCTCGCCCTCTTCCTGGTTGAGCAGACAGCCCAGGCCCAGGGTCAGGGAAAGATTGCCTTCCTCATTGAACGCGCTGAGCAGCGGACAGCCCGGCAGGAGACCAATGGCTTCCGTATTGAGCAGCTCGATGCGATCCAGCGTTTCAATAAAGCAGACCGTCGGATCCACCATGCCGGAGGCAGAGGTCTCGGGACACACCTGGTCGGTGAGCGGGTTGGGTTCTGTCAGCGGACCGAGCAGCTCTTCCAGCGCGGCCAAACCGGCACCGGCTTCCGCCAGGCAGTCAGCAGGGGTGGTCGGGCCCAGCGGCAACGCTGCGGTTTCCGGACAGAACTGTTCCAGCGCCGGAGCAAAGGGGTTGTCGCCCCCCATGCCGCCACCGGCTACCGCGTCTTCGAAGCAAGCGGCCGGGTCCACGGTACCCTCTGCTGACGCCATGGGGCACAGGGCTTCGGTCAGCGGGTTGCTGCCACCCAGGATATCTTCGATGTTGCCGAAGGTGCTGCCCGCTTCTGCCAGACAATCTATCGGCGTGGTCGGACCAATCTCGGCGTCAGCCGTGTTGGGGCAGAACTGCTCCAGTGCCGGTCCGAACGGGTTATCGCCGCCCGGCAGCTCACCGCCCATGGCGATGGCTTCCTGGAAGCAAGCCGCCGGATCCACAGAACCATCTGCAGATTCTACCGGGCAAAGCTGCTCGGTGAGCGGATTGGAACCGGAAATCAGATCCTGTACATCACCAAACGCTGAGCCCGCCTCAGTCAGACAATCAATCGGGGTGGTCGGACCCAGCTCACCGGCCGCTGCCTCCGGACAGAATTGCTCCAGTACCGGCGCGAACGGGTTGCCGCCACCCGGCAGCTCACCGCCCATGGCGATGGCTTCCTGGAAACAGGCCGCCGGATCCACAGAACCATCTGCAGATTCTACCGGGCAAAGCTGCTCGGTAAGCGGGTTGGAACCGGAAATCAGATCCTGTACGTCACCAAAGGCAGCACCGGCCTCAGTCAGACAGTCAATCGGGGTAGTCGGGCCCAGGTCCGCCATGGCCGCTTCCGGACAGAACTGCTCCATGACCGGGGCGAACGGGTTACCTTCACCGCCGGGCAAACCGCCGTCACCAAAGTCCGCTGCGGCTTCTTCGAAACAGGCCGCCGGATCCACCGGGCTCTCTTCAGACGCCACCGGGCACAGGGCCTCGGTCAGCGGGTTGCTACCCAGCAGCAGGTCCTGCACGTCCTGGAAGTTGCCGCCGGCTTCGGTCAGACAGTCGATGGGAGTAGTCGGGCCCACGTCACCCGCAGCGGTTTCCGGGCAGAACTGCTCCAGAGCCGGGGCAAACGGGTTTTCCATATCGCCACCGCCCGCGGTCGCTTCCATGAAGCAGGCCGCCGGATCGATCGGCGTGTTCTGGGACGCTTCCGGGCACAGGGCTTCGGTCAGTGGGTTGGCGCCACCGATCAGCTCTTCCACATCACCAAAGGC
Proteins encoded in this window:
- a CDS encoding bifunctional GNAT family N-acetyltransferase/carbon-nitrogen hydrolase family protein; the protein is MAEETTRLRLRTLTEDDYPALAKLMDQVYHDIGGAWPEDTIRTLIRIFPEGQLVIEDNGELVATALTIKVKYDRFSNPHRYEDLITDDKVRSHDKKGDALYGLDVFVDKEYRGYRLGRRLYEARKELCREENLRAILAGGRLPGYTNYADQMQVTEYIEQVEARAIYDPILSFQLSNGFDVKRLMKAYLPEDEDSHGYATLLEWDNILYEPEDEEAEWPRRTVVRVGVVQRRMREARDVQDLLNQVEFFIDALSDYRADFAVLPEFFSAPLMGLRPELNSVEAVRFLASFTEQVRDALADMAVSYNINIVGGSMPVIEDDKVYNVAYLMRRDGSVESQYKIHITPHERRDWVIQGGNKVQVFETDAGRVGILICYDVEFPELGRLLAEEKMDILFVPFWTDTKNGYLRVRHCAQARAIENECYVAISGSVGNLPRVDAVDIQYAQSSVFSPSDFYFPHDAIISESVPNTEMLMFADVDLEKLKLLHREGSVTNLRDRREDLYRLDWKKN
- the cobB gene encoding Sir2 family NAD+-dependent deacetylase, coding for MAENIVILTGAGISAESGIKTFRAADGLWENHRVEDVATPEAFLRNPLRVQNFYNQRRAQLLTPAIKPNAAHRALAKLEAAYPRGHVLVVTQNIDNLHERAGSSNLIHMHGELLKGRCQTSGGLVDIDHDLTPALPCPLCGKQGCLRPHVVWFGEMPLQMETLYRALAQCDRFISIGTSGNVYPAAGFVEEANRHGAHTIELNLEPSQRLTAFAEHRHGLATELVPGYVEELIGLL
- a CDS encoding 3-deoxy-7-phosphoheptulonate synthase; protein product: MTDKQVDDLNIASQELLITPNALKEELPLSQNARQTVIEGRETIRNILDRKDHRLFVVIGPCSIHDTKAAMEYAQKLKALAEEVKDTIYLVLRVYFEKPRTTTGWKGLINDPYMNDSFKVQDGLHIARKLLLDVAELGLPAATEALDPTTPQYVQDLIAWNAIGARTTESQTHREMSSGLSSPVGFKNGTDGSLDVAVNAMLSVKSPHRFLGIDPEGRVALTTTKGNQYGHVVLRGGGGKPNYDSVSVALAEKALEKAGVSTNIMVDCSHANSNKDPGLQPLVMENIANQILEGNQSIVGLMVESHLKFGNQKIPANLDDLEYGVSITDGCIAWDTTENAIRDMADKLRDVLPKRNG